In the Mobula birostris isolate sMobBir1 chromosome 25, sMobBir1.hap1, whole genome shotgun sequence genome, GTTGTCTATGAGTAGACCCACACGAGATGAGGAGCTGTTAAATGAATATTTCTTATCAGTATTTGCCATGAAGAACATCATGGAAGCTAAGGAATTGCACTGTAAAATGGTAAAACTTGGTAAGTTAAACCAAGCAGGACTTACTAAGCAAATGAAAAAGTTGTAGAACAGAAGGGCCTAAGGTTACATGTACAGagtggtggcacaggtagacggggtgatgaagaaggcgtttggcatgcttgccttcagtagtcaggggactgagtacaGAAGTTAGGATGTCACATTGCAACTGTGCAAGTGCACCCACGCTGTCGtagtgtgctcagttctgattgccCAGCTATAAGAAGGATGCTATTAAGCtgcaaagggtgcagaaaagatttacaaggatgttactggaacAGGGGGACTTAGTAATAAGGGGAACTTATAaaagagagtggttgtagactctTAAATAGAGATATGGGTGAtataaaaaatggagggctatgtcagAGAGAAGAGTTAGGTTGAGTTTAGAGTTGATAAAAGGatcagcataacatcatgggccgaagggcctgtactgtgctgttctatcaGGAGGTGGATAGGCTACAACTTataggcatagataaggtggatggttagtctttttcccaaggctggggagtctaaaactagagcatgtagatttaaggtgagatccggggaagatttaaaagggagctgaggggaaactttttccacACTGAGGGTAGTAGGTACAGGAATAggaacgagttgccagaggaatatttcaaataaaaaaaacatttagacagatacatggacaGAAAAAGTTTACAGGGGTATAGGCCAAGTACAGGCAAACAGGTATCTTAGCCGGCATGGGTGAGTTGTGCCAAGGGGtctttttccatgctgtacaactctataaCAATTCCGAATGGTTTCAGATTCTGCCCAACAGTAGTTCTTCCTAAGTTTAAAATCAATCTACTGTGAGGACCATGCGTAAGCAGTTCATTACAAAGTTGCTGACTAAATAACGCTTCTGAAGATGGAATCAGTACATACAAAATAGAGGATTTTTTTTCAGAAGGAGGGCACCAATTTACTCATGACTACTGGCCAATAAAAAGTGGAAATTCTGGAATTAGCTATCCAAAGAGTAGGAATGGAACATCTTAAGACATGCAATTTTTAAATGTTGATTACCAACCAATACTATCTTCCAATGATATTCAAAGGGGAACAGCCACTCAAAGGGGAAGTACAATTAATGCTGTGTCTGAGTGTGCACTGAGAAGCTGTTCAGTTATCTCTGTCCTCTATTCAGGAAAAGCTAGCCAgtgcacaaacacaagagattcggcagatgctggaaatccagaataacatacacaacatgctagaggaactcagaggTTAGGCAATACCTTCCggataaagaaattcttccccatctttgttctaaagggacgtccctctattttgaggatgtgcctctggtcctagactcatccaccACCCACTTTATGAAACATTTGTttatgtttcaatgaaattccactgctcccgccccccccccgcccattctTATAAATTCTAGAGAGtaccggcccagagccatcaaacactcctcatactttACCCCTTCCAATCCTGCAATCATTcttgttaacctcctctggatcttctccaatgccagcacatcttttcttcgataaggCTCAAAACTGATCATAATGCTCTGTGTTGTTTGACCAATCcctaaaaagcctcagcattgcatccttgctcttatattctagtcctcttgaaatgaatgctaatattgcatttgctttccttaccactgattcaacctgcaagttaacccttagggaatccttcacaaggactcctaagtccatttacatctctgatttttgaattttctccccatttagaaaatagtatacactgtaattccttctaccaaaatgcttGGCCATACACTTCCATACACTATATTCTACctgtcacttctttgctcattctcccaatcagtctaagttcttctgcacacTCACTTTATCCTCAGAGCCAGATGGTCCTGATTACGTAGTGTAACAAAACTGTCAATAGCTTACCCCTACTTCCATGTGCACAAGAGAAGGAGAGAACTGAAAATAACGGCCCAGATAAAGCTGTGTTCTAACTCTGCTTTGTGTTAAACTATTAACTTTTAAAGTTAGTCTATTCCCTGgagatttaaaattttaaaatatgaaAATATAAAATTATCTAAACAGGGATAAAGCAATTAAAGTCATTCATGGAACAAAAacattaaataattaaaaaatgtGAACTATCTTATTGTTACCTTCCTCCTCTTGGCTATAAAATTTCCACGGAGTAAGTGAAGCATTAAAGCACATCTGTGCTTTACCTCTGGACCTACTTAAATCAAATCCTGTACCCACTGCCACATACATGAGTATGTGTCAGGAACTCAAAATGAAACTACTCTCACTTATTAGCAGAACTTGGTATTTCAAACATCATTACTGtcacaagtttaaaaaaaaacaactgccaCATTTAAACCAGCTTAATAATGGGATGAAATTTAAGAAATTGGGTCAATAAGATGTGGGCAGCCCATAGCTCCATCTAAATAtgtctcagctttaaatataaatatttttGCTACATTTATACATAAAAATACTGAAAACCAGTTCTTAATTCTTCCAGATAATAAGAAGTCTTCAGCAAGCTGTTCTATGCTTCGAAATCCTCTGCCTTAAGAAATAGCATGGAAGCAATCCAGTTGACCCTACTGGCACTACTAGTAAATGGCCTGATGGGTTCAAATACCACAGCAAATTTCAGTACAacaattgttcaaaggacatcatTAGTTCAAAACTCAACTACGCCAATGTCTCCAACCAATGCAAATGGACTGCCAAATGGCAACGACAACGTCACTTCCAGTTTGACGAATTTGATGTCTTCCACAACTTTGCAAATGATAACGTTATCATCCAAACCATCTACTTCAAGTCTGGCCTCTCAGTCAACTTCAAATGTGATGACAATTAATCCACCTACTAAGTTTCTGACAACTACACTGGTGATGACGAAGTCAGCTACGAGGAAACAAAACAATGATGACAATCTGAATGCAAGCATGATTATTGCTTGCATCATAGGTGGACTATTGCTACTTCTGGTGGTCTGCATAATTGGCATACTCTTGATGAAAAGATTTTTAAGAACAAATACAGTGCAGGACCGCTCCTGGGCAGGAACTTGCCCAGGACCAGTTGGTGGTGAAGATACTGATCATGTAGCTGAAGACTGTGCTCCTAATTCTGCTGCAGTAAAACGCCCCTCACTCACCACCTTTCTAACCAAAAAGTCAAAACGCAATTCCTTACTGGATCAATATGACATGGAGGTACAGGAGGTTCAAGGGATCAACAATTTAGCTTCAACAGAGACTGAAGAAGAGACACTGCCTGAAGTCATAAAAGACGATGACAAAGAAAAAGAACCACTAGTTTTAACTGAAGCACCAAGTCAAGAATTCCCACCACCGTCTGAGACACAGCCTCCGCTGGATGAAGGTGACCAGCAAGCTCCAGCGCTCACAACAGACACAGAAACTTCAAAGTCGTCACAAGATGTCCCTGAAACATTTTCAAACAATAATGATTTTCCTCCCCCACCAATGGAATTTTTGGATCTTGTGAATGATTCTGATTTGCCTCCGCCTCCCTGAGTAGAGATCAGAAGTACCAGGTGTTTGCTTTAGCTCTCTCAAGTGTATTGAAGAAGACCCAGTGTACTATCTTCTGAAGCTATAAGTAAAA is a window encoding:
- the LOC140187759 gene encoding uncharacterized protein isoform X2, producing MEAIQLTLLALLVNGLMGSNTTANFSTTIVQRTSLVQNSTTPMSPTNANGLPNGNDNVTSSLTNLMSSTTLQMITLSSKPSTSSLASQSTSNVMTINPPTKFLTTTLVMTKSATRKQNNDDNLNASMIIACIIGGLLLLLVVCIIGILLMKRFLRTNTVQDRSWAGTCPGPVGGEDTDHVAEDCAPNSAAVKRPSLTTFLTKKSKRNSLLDQYDMEVQEVQGINNLASTETEEETLPEVIKDDDKEKEPLVLTEAPSQEFPPPSETQPPLDEGDQQAPALTTDTETSKSSQDVPETFSNNNDFPPPPMEFLDLVNDSDLPPPP